The following proteins come from a genomic window of Achromobacter sp. AONIH1:
- a CDS encoding amino acid ABC transporter permease — protein MLESYLSTAGVVLPFLLKGFWETLKISFFAIIAGSLLGFVIGVVRSYRIRGLHQLLGLYIHVLRGTPFLVQLYIFYFVLPSSGIAWLHWDSATAAFVSLSVYTSCYVAEIIRGAIEAVPRGQTEGAMTLGLKPLQILRLVILPQALRLIVQPMSGVYVMLIKSTAILSVVGITELTRQGEVFIITFPAKSLFIYAMIAAIYFLYCYPLLRLANWLEKRLAGGLQGASLN, from the coding sequence ATGCTGGAATCTTACCTTTCGACCGCCGGCGTGGTGCTGCCCTTCCTGCTCAAGGGCTTCTGGGAAACGCTGAAGATCTCGTTCTTCGCCATCATCGCCGGCTCGCTGCTGGGCTTCGTCATCGGCGTGGTTCGCAGCTACCGCATCCGCGGCCTGCACCAGCTGCTGGGGCTGTATATCCACGTGCTGCGCGGCACGCCGTTCCTGGTGCAGCTCTATATCTTCTACTTCGTGCTGCCCAGCTCCGGCATCGCCTGGCTGCACTGGGACTCGGCCACGGCGGCCTTCGTGTCGCTGTCGGTCTACACTTCCTGCTACGTGGCCGAGATCATCCGGGGCGCCATCGAGGCCGTGCCGCGCGGCCAGACCGAGGGCGCCATGACGCTGGGCCTGAAGCCCTTGCAGATCCTGCGGCTGGTGATCCTGCCGCAGGCGCTGCGGCTGATCGTGCAGCCCATGAGCGGGGTGTACGTCATGCTGATCAAGAGCACGGCCATTCTGTCCGTGGTCGGCATCACCGAGCTGACGCGCCAGGGCGAGGTCTTCATCATCACCTTCCCGGCCAAGTCGCTGTTCATCTACGCCATGATCGCGGCCATCTATTTCCTGTACTGCTATCCGCTGCTGCGCCTGGCCAACTGGCTGGAAAAGCGGCTGGCCGGCGGCCTGCAAGGCGCCAGCCTCAACTAG
- a CDS encoding amino acid ABC transporter permease, producing MDWLIDYYNWRIVSQYAGQFAAGLANTLIAAGASLALSVLAGIPLALARMSPRAPCWRPVAGYVQFVRATPLLVQIYLVYYAVPMLIPGAKGWSEMALGIMAMTLHHAAYMSEIIRVGIESVPRGQVEGAKACGMNYGQRLRYVVLPQAFANTLPPLLGQTAVLIKDTSLLSLITVFELVAAGVQMNSERIVPNESFLTIAAGYLLIYGVMLLLSRGVSLWLAGPAWNAR from the coding sequence ATGGATTGGTTGATCGACTACTACAACTGGCGCATCGTCAGCCAGTACGCGGGCCAGTTCGCCGCCGGCCTGGCCAACACGCTGATCGCGGCCGGCGCCAGCCTGGCGCTGTCCGTGCTTGCCGGCATCCCGCTGGCGCTGGCGCGCATGTCGCCGCGCGCGCCCTGCTGGCGGCCGGTGGCCGGCTATGTGCAGTTCGTGCGCGCCACGCCGCTGCTGGTGCAGATCTATCTGGTCTATTACGCGGTGCCCATGCTGATACCCGGCGCCAAGGGCTGGAGCGAGATGGCGCTGGGCATCATGGCGATGACGCTGCACCACGCGGCCTATATGAGCGAGATCATCCGCGTCGGCATCGAGTCGGTGCCGCGCGGCCAGGTCGAGGGCGCCAAGGCCTGCGGCATGAACTACGGCCAGCGCCTGCGCTACGTGGTGCTGCCGCAGGCCTTCGCCAACACGCTGCCGCCGCTGCTGGGCCAGACGGCAGTGCTGATCAAGGACACCTCGCTGCTGTCGCTGATCACCGTGTTCGAGCTGGTGGCCGCCGGCGTGCAGATGAACAGCGAGCGCATCGTTCCCAACGAGAGCTTCCTGACCATCGCCGCGGGCTATCTGCTGATCTACGGCGTCATGCTGCTGCTGTCGCGCGGCGTCAGCTTGTGGCTGGCCGGCCCGGCCTGGAACGCGAGGTGA
- a CDS encoding ABC transporter substrate-binding protein: MFKIKQWLGTACVAWAAASAALPAQADELGDIIKRGELRVAVQTSGPLMSFMDKNGKRTGLAVEVAQRMADDLGVKLVLQDYEWKGLIPALLSGKADMVAADMTPTPQRAAQVLFSAPMFYAETVAVVPKDSPYKRYAELDKAGVTVGALGASTYAEVGKKMLPKATLKEFSGGSAPVGQALSSGRLDAGIMSMSTANQFLMDFGNLRVLDGIMVREPLAFAVAPNAFRLKFWLDNWQTLKTADNTLPEQVKYWYSTDWKKEH; this comes from the coding sequence ATGTTCAAGATCAAGCAATGGCTGGGCACGGCCTGCGTGGCCTGGGCGGCGGCGTCGGCGGCGCTGCCGGCGCAGGCCGACGAGCTGGGCGACATCATCAAGCGCGGCGAGCTGCGGGTGGCGGTGCAGACCTCCGGACCGCTGATGAGCTTCATGGACAAGAACGGCAAGCGCACCGGCCTGGCGGTCGAGGTGGCCCAGCGCATGGCCGACGACCTGGGCGTGAAGCTGGTGCTGCAGGACTACGAGTGGAAGGGCCTGATCCCCGCGTTGCTGTCGGGCAAGGCCGACATGGTGGCGGCGGACATGACGCCCACGCCGCAGCGCGCGGCCCAGGTGCTGTTCTCGGCGCCGATGTTCTACGCCGAGACGGTGGCCGTGGTGCCGAAGGATTCGCCCTACAAGCGCTACGCCGAGCTGGACAAGGCCGGCGTCACGGTGGGCGCGCTGGGCGCCAGCACCTACGCTGAAGTGGGCAAGAAGATGCTGCCCAAGGCCACGCTCAAGGAATTCTCCGGCGGCAGCGCGCCGGTCGGCCAGGCGCTGTCCAGCGGGCGGCTGGACGCCGGCATCATGTCCATGTCGACCGCCAACCAGTTCCTGATGGACTTCGGCAACCTGCGCGTGCTGGACGGCATCATGGTGCGCGAGCCGCTGGCCTTCGCGGTGGCGCCCAACGCCTTCCGCCTGAAGTTCTGGCTCGACAACTGGCAGACGCTCAAGACCGCCGACAACACGCTGCCCGAGCAGGTGAAGTACTGGTACTCCACTGACTGGAAGAAAGAGCACTGA
- a CDS encoding amino acid ABC transporter ATP-binding protein produces the protein MAVEPLLRVQAVTKTYRRDGQPAYLALAGIDCELRRGEVMVVVGPSGSGKSTLLRTLNGLETIDSGAITVDGVSLTDPATDINRWRTDVGMVFQHFNLFQHRNALDNVALPQRVVRGRDRAQAERYARELLGRVGMADYGARYPSQLSGGQQQRVAIARALAMDPKLMLFDEATSALDPETVGGILELMRALARDGMTMAVVTHEMGFARDVADRALFMDAGRVIEAGTPAEVFGSPREARTRAFLEKIL, from the coding sequence ATGGCCGTTGAACCCCTGCTGCGAGTCCAGGCAGTCACCAAGACCTACCGGCGCGACGGGCAGCCCGCCTACCTGGCGCTGGCCGGCATCGACTGCGAGCTGCGCCGGGGCGAGGTCATGGTGGTGGTCGGCCCGTCCGGCTCGGGCAAGAGCACGCTGCTGCGCACGCTCAACGGCCTGGAGACCATCGACAGCGGCGCCATCACGGTGGACGGCGTGTCCCTGACCGATCCCGCCACCGACATCAATCGCTGGCGCACCGACGTGGGCATGGTGTTCCAGCACTTCAATCTGTTCCAGCATCGCAACGCGCTCGACAACGTGGCGCTGCCGCAGCGCGTGGTGCGCGGCCGCGACCGCGCCCAGGCCGAGCGCTACGCCCGCGAGCTGCTGGGCCGCGTCGGCATGGCCGACTACGGCGCCCGCTATCCCAGCCAGCTGTCCGGCGGCCAGCAGCAGCGCGTGGCGATCGCGCGCGCGCTGGCCATGGATCCCAAGCTCATGCTGTTCGACGAGGCCACGTCGGCGCTCGATCCCGAGACCGTGGGCGGCATCCTGGAGCTGATGCGCGCATTGGCGCGCGACGGCATGACCATGGCGGTGGTGACCCATGAAATGGGTTTCGCCCGCGACGTGGCCGACCGCGCCCTGTTCATGGACGCCGGCCGCGTGATCGAGGCCGGCACGCCGGCCGAGGTGTTCGGCAGTCCCCGGGAGGCTCGCACGCGGGCGTTCCTGGAGAAGATCCTGTAG
- a CDS encoding aldehyde dehydrogenase family protein, which yields MDTSSDILRALGLDPAALTGGTLAARSPIDGAELARVREHSVAQAHAAITRARQASLAWRDVPAPRRGELLRLFGETLRGHKRELGRLVSLEAGKILAEGEGEVQEMIDICDFAVGLSRQLYGLTIASERPGHRMMETWHPLGVVGVISAFNFPVAVWSWNAALALVCGNAVVWKPSEKTPLTALACQALFAQAAQRFGDAPAGLSEVLIGGREIGEALVDSHAVALVSATGSTRMGRQVGPRVAQRFGRVLLELGGNNAIIVGPSADLDMAARGIVFGAIGTAGQRCTSTRRLIVHDSVADELLRRLHQAYASAPIGNPLDAGTLVGPLIDRASYDAMQSALKAAVEQGGKVTGGERALAEQYPDAWYVRPAIAEMPGQTDVVCHETFAPILYVIRYTDFAQALALNNAVPQGLSSAIFTNDLREAETFLSASGSDCGIANVNIGTSGAEIGGAFGGEKETGGGRESGSDAWRNYMRRATNTINYSRQLPLAQGIKFGE from the coding sequence ATGGACACTTCATCTGACATCCTGCGCGCGCTCGGACTCGATCCGGCCGCGCTCACCGGCGGCACGCTGGCCGCGCGCAGTCCCATCGACGGCGCCGAGCTGGCGCGGGTGCGCGAACACAGCGTGGCCCAGGCGCATGCCGCCATCACCCGCGCCCGTCAGGCCAGCCTGGCCTGGCGCGACGTGCCGGCGCCGCGCCGTGGCGAGCTGCTGCGCCTGTTCGGCGAAACCCTGCGCGGCCACAAGCGCGAGCTGGGCCGGCTGGTGAGCCTGGAGGCCGGCAAGATCCTGGCCGAGGGCGAAGGCGAAGTGCAGGAAATGATCGACATCTGCGACTTCGCCGTGGGCCTGTCGCGCCAGCTGTACGGCCTGACCATCGCCTCCGAGCGTCCCGGCCACCGCATGATGGAGACCTGGCATCCGCTGGGCGTGGTGGGCGTGATCAGCGCCTTCAACTTCCCGGTGGCCGTGTGGTCCTGGAACGCCGCGCTGGCGCTGGTCTGCGGCAATGCCGTGGTGTGGAAGCCGTCGGAGAAAACGCCCCTGACCGCGCTGGCCTGCCAGGCGCTGTTCGCGCAGGCCGCGCAGCGCTTCGGCGATGCGCCGGCGGGACTTTCCGAAGTGCTGATCGGCGGCCGCGAGATCGGCGAGGCGCTGGTCGATTCGCATGCCGTCGCCCTGGTGTCGGCCACCGGCTCGACCCGCATGGGCCGCCAGGTCGGCCCGCGCGTGGCGCAGCGCTTCGGCCGCGTGCTGCTGGAGCTGGGCGGCAACAACGCCATCATCGTCGGCCCCAGCGCCGACCTGGACATGGCCGCGCGCGGCATCGTCTTCGGCGCCATCGGCACGGCCGGCCAGCGCTGCACCAGCACGCGCCGCCTGATCGTGCACGACAGCGTGGCCGACGAGCTGCTGCGCCGCCTGCACCAGGCCTACGCCAGCGCCCCCATCGGCAATCCGCTGGACGCCGGCACGCTGGTCGGCCCGCTGATCGACCGCGCTTCCTACGACGCGATGCAGTCGGCGCTCAAGGCCGCGGTCGAACAGGGCGGCAAGGTCACCGGCGGCGAGCGCGCGCTGGCCGAACAGTATCCCGACGCCTGGTACGTGCGCCCCGCCATCGCCGAGATGCCGGGCCAGACCGACGTGGTCTGCCACGAGACCTTCGCGCCCATCCTCTACGTGATCCGCTACACCGACTTCGCCCAGGCCCTGGCGCTGAACAACGCCGTGCCGCAAGGCCTGTCCTCGGCCATCTTCACCAACGACCTGCGCGAAGCCGAGACCTTCCTGTCGGCCTCGGGCTCGGACTGCGGCATCGCCAACGTCAACATCGGCACCTCGGGCGCCGAGATCGGCGGCGCGTTCGGCGGCGAGAAGGAAACCGGCGGCGGCCGCGAATCGGGCTCGGACGCGTGGCGCAACTACATGCGCCGCGCCACCAACACCATCAACTACTCGCGCCAGCTGCCGCTGGCCCAGGGCATCAAGTTCGGCGAATAG
- a CDS encoding phospholipase A: protein MSFHRPSHALPALHVLSAALALGMAGTATAGVSYRLDRPSAAPGDTVTIEAVYFNEGNARATWEAPPELVLQWRGQDGQIVRSLARLQGGQARYSVPVNNFARLAWSAEVPASARGLQAVSIEGQPAMMALDATGRDSGTLASTPAQGPVVDARSGQPVPAPEVAAAGASPQGGPSPDASAAPGQADAFSRFRSAISEYKPVYFDIGTRGKTTARFQISAKYRLFSPAANRPANWYENFYLGYTQTSLWDLQSDSMPFIDTTFNPSVFWLSDNLWSSESQNWRLGVNVGAEHNSNGKDGPDSRSVNDGYVEPRFHYRLDSGSTLTFAPRIKAYFGVASENPDYADYAGRIDWQLRWAQDNGAVVTALYRQGDQQRRTTQLDFAWPLQRTWLNMNGYLHLQYFNGYGETLLGYNRREDSQFRVGLSIVP from the coding sequence ATGAGCTTCCACCGCCCGAGCCACGCCCTCCCCGCCCTGCACGTCCTGTCCGCCGCCCTGGCGCTGGGCATGGCCGGCACGGCCACGGCCGGCGTGTCCTACCGACTGGACCGCCCTTCGGCCGCCCCCGGCGACACCGTCACCATCGAGGCGGTCTACTTCAACGAAGGCAATGCCCGCGCCACCTGGGAGGCGCCGCCGGAACTGGTGCTGCAATGGCGCGGCCAGGACGGCCAGATCGTGCGCAGCCTGGCCCGCCTGCAGGGCGGGCAGGCGCGCTACAGCGTGCCGGTGAACAACTTCGCGCGCCTGGCCTGGTCGGCCGAGGTGCCCGCCAGCGCGCGCGGGCTGCAGGCCGTTTCCATCGAGGGCCAGCCCGCCATGATGGCGCTGGACGCCACCGGCCGCGACAGCGGCACGCTGGCCAGCACGCCTGCTCAGGGTCCGGTGGTGGACGCGCGCAGCGGCCAGCCCGTGCCCGCGCCCGAAGTCGCCGCCGCCGGCGCCTCGCCGCAGGGCGGCCCCTCGCCCGACGCGTCCGCCGCGCCCGGCCAGGCGGACGCCTTCTCGCGCTTTCGCAGCGCGATATCCGAATACAAGCCCGTGTATTTCGACATCGGCACGCGCGGCAAGACCACCGCGCGCTTCCAGATCAGCGCCAAGTACCGCCTCTTCAGCCCGGCCGCCAACCGGCCCGCGAACTGGTACGAGAATTTCTATCTGGGATACACCCAGACCTCGCTCTGGGATCTGCAGAGCGACTCGATGCCCTTCATCGACACCACCTTCAATCCCAGCGTGTTCTGGCTGTCCGACAATCTCTGGTCCTCGGAAAGCCAGAACTGGCGCCTGGGGGTGAACGTCGGCGCGGAGCACAATTCGAACGGCAAGGACGGCCCCGATTCGCGCTCGGTCAACGACGGCTATGTCGAACCGCGTTTCCACTATCGCCTCGACAGTGGCAGCACGCTGACCTTCGCGCCCAGGATCAAGGCCTATTTCGGCGTGGCCAGCGAGAACCCGGACTACGCCGACTACGCCGGCCGCATCGACTGGCAGCTGCGCTGGGCCCAGGACAACGGCGCCGTGGTCACGGCCCTGTACCGGCAGGGCGACCAGCAGCGCCGCACGACCCAGCTGGACTTCGCCTGGCCGCTGCAGCGCACCTGGCTGAACATGAACGGCTACCTGCACCTGCAGTATTTCAACGGCTACGGCGAAACGCTGCTGGGCTACAACCGGCGCGAGGACTCGCAGTTCCGCGTGGGCCTGTCCATCGTGCCCTGA
- the pdxK gene encoding pyridoxine/pyridoxal/pyridoxamine kinase: MTATSAAPTPGAALPAATVQVDIISIQSQVVYGCVGNNAAMPVFRKAGWRALAVPTVILSNTPHYPTLHGGAVPMDWFDGLLQGLEDRGVTRVARAVVCGYLGQPAQADALARWLPALRAARPDIQVHIDPVMGDRNDGLYVNEGLVAQYRDLLVPHADGMTPNHFELELLVGRKLGSLDEVVAAARELIARGPRWIVATSAAPAQAEPGTLRLAVVTRDEVTVVSHPEIAIPPSVHGTGDVFMAAITAALLAGQPLAEAARDAARQVTEALARTRELGWEELAVE; the protein is encoded by the coding sequence ATGACCGCAACTTCCGCTGCCCCAACGCCAGGCGCAGCGCTGCCCGCCGCCACCGTCCAGGTGGACATCATTTCCATCCAATCCCAGGTCGTCTATGGCTGCGTCGGCAACAACGCCGCCATGCCGGTGTTCCGCAAGGCCGGTTGGCGCGCGCTGGCCGTGCCCACCGTGATCCTGAGCAACACGCCGCACTATCCGACGCTGCACGGCGGGGCCGTGCCCATGGATTGGTTCGACGGCCTGTTGCAGGGTCTGGAAGACCGGGGCGTGACGCGCGTGGCGCGGGCCGTGGTCTGCGGCTACCTGGGCCAGCCGGCCCAGGCGGACGCGCTGGCGCGCTGGCTGCCGGCGCTGCGCGCCGCCCGGCCCGACATCCAGGTGCATATCGATCCGGTCATGGGCGACCGCAACGACGGGCTGTACGTGAACGAGGGCCTGGTCGCGCAATACCGCGACCTGCTGGTGCCGCATGCCGACGGCATGACGCCCAATCATTTCGAGCTGGAGCTGCTGGTCGGCCGCAAGCTGGGCTCGCTGGACGAGGTGGTCGCCGCCGCCCGCGAACTGATCGCGCGCGGCCCGCGCTGGATCGTGGCCACCAGCGCCGCGCCGGCCCAGGCCGAGCCCGGCACGCTGCGCCTGGCCGTGGTGACGCGCGATGAGGTCACGGTGGTCAGCCATCCGGAGATCGCCATTCCGCCGTCGGTGCATGGCACCGGCGACGTATTCATGGCCGCGATCACCGCCGCGCTGCTGGCCGGCCAGCCCCTGGCCGAGGCCGCGCGCGATGCGGCGCGGCAAGTCACCGAGGCGCTGGCGCGCACGCGCGAGCTGGGCTGGGAAGAGCTGGCGGTGGAATGA
- a CDS encoding RES family NAD+ phosphorylase, producing the protein MIALWRLSNSQDLRPRGRPPGRWHGPGAPVVVLDASPAAAVFARLAQAEVAHPRALPRHYFLLEVVAPESAIQDSDAPANWLTDLQATRALGNAWLARGETALLRVPSAAGGLQYLLNAEHPQLAQCQIVSALAYPYLPHLTGLDSAVLDGAGWLVTARPGE; encoded by the coding sequence ATGATCGCGCTTTGGCGCTTGAGCAACAGCCAGGACCTGCGGCCCCGCGGGAGGCCGCCAGGCCGCTGGCATGGCCCCGGCGCGCCGGTGGTGGTGCTGGACGCCAGTCCGGCCGCCGCCGTGTTCGCGCGGCTGGCCCAGGCCGAGGTGGCGCACCCGCGCGCGCTGCCGCGCCATTACTTCCTGCTGGAGGTCGTCGCGCCGGAGAGCGCGATACAGGACAGCGATGCGCCGGCCAACTGGCTCACCGACCTGCAGGCCACGCGCGCGCTGGGCAATGCCTGGCTGGCGCGCGGCGAGACCGCGCTGCTGCGCGTGCCCTCGGCGGCGGGCGGCCTGCAGTACCTGCTCAATGCCGAGCACCCGCAGCTGGCGCAATGCCAGATCGTGTCGGCGCTGGCCTATCCCTATCTGCCGCATCTGACGGGGCTGGACAGCGCCGTGCTGGATGGCGCCGGCTGGCTGGTCACGGCCCGGCCGGGAGAGTAG
- a CDS encoding MbcA/ParS/Xre antitoxin family protein: MPALARRLDDRLLQALGQADPPVSVQSAAALIQALRATFSDEMRRWFPLVPEAEPGRAREAAREASLDLADLRVLYRALRVAWLAELVFGERELAHRWLCQPKRRLHGRVPLLLCQYGRYAAMIEQWLVNIDEGNGP, encoded by the coding sequence GTGCCCGCGTTGGCGCGGCGCCTGGATGACAGGCTGCTGCAGGCGCTGGGCCAGGCTGATCCGCCCGTCAGCGTCCAGAGCGCGGCGGCCCTGATTCAGGCGCTGCGCGCCACCTTTTCCGACGAGATGCGCCGATGGTTCCCGCTGGTGCCGGAAGCCGAGCCGGGCCGCGCGCGGGAGGCGGCGCGCGAGGCCAGCCTGGACCTGGCCGATCTGCGCGTGCTTTATCGCGCGCTGCGGGTCGCGTGGCTGGCCGAGCTGGTCTTCGGCGAGCGCGAGCTGGCGCACCGCTGGCTGTGCCAGCCCAAGCGTCGCCTGCACGGCCGGGTGCCGCTGCTGCTGTGCCAGTACGGCCGGTATGCGGCGATGATCGAGCAATGGCTGGTCAACATAGACGAAGGAAACGGCCCATGA
- a CDS encoding peptidylprolyl isomerase — MNSILKQPTKVRIAAAVLLVAGAAGAVALMRGSPAQSSESKPAPQAAAKPAAAAAPAAGVKPPAVATLGAVQVDRDELQRQLQALPPQARAQLKDNRAGLDQWLRARLAEKALIEQARVQGWQDKPEVKRAFQAAQEQILMQSYLESVSRAPDDYPTEADLASAYERAKPQLAQPALYRVSQIFLPAPLGDAEAVAAARKQAQELVKRAQAPKADFAALARANSQDASSREQGGDIGFLPLAQLTPEMRPAVEQLKTGDVSAPVQSAAGFHILKLADLRPASVTPFDQVKGELRAALRSQRQELAARAYLEGLLNAGTVSIDGAALNAAFEQTAAAPATGGAVASAKP; from the coding sequence ATGAACAGCATCCTGAAACAGCCCACGAAAGTCCGTATCGCCGCCGCCGTGCTGCTGGTCGCCGGCGCGGCCGGCGCGGTCGCGCTGATGCGCGGCAGTCCCGCCCAGAGCAGCGAAAGCAAGCCCGCGCCGCAAGCCGCCGCCAAGCCGGCGGCGGCCGCCGCGCCCGCCGCCGGCGTCAAACCGCCGGCCGTGGCCACGCTGGGCGCGGTGCAGGTGGATCGGGACGAGCTGCAGCGCCAGCTGCAGGCGCTGCCGCCGCAGGCGCGCGCGCAGCTCAAGGACAATCGCGCGGGCCTGGATCAATGGCTGCGCGCCCGGCTCGCCGAGAAGGCCTTGATCGAACAGGCGCGGGTGCAGGGGTGGCAGGACAAGCCCGAGGTCAAGCGCGCTTTCCAGGCGGCGCAGGAACAGATCCTGATGCAGAGCTACCTGGAATCCGTCAGCCGCGCGCCCGACGACTATCCGACCGAGGCCGACCTGGCCTCCGCGTATGAGCGCGCCAAGCCGCAGTTGGCCCAGCCCGCGCTGTACCGCGTCAGCCAGATCTTCCTGCCGGCCCCGCTGGGCGACGCCGAGGCCGTGGCCGCCGCGCGCAAGCAGGCGCAGGAACTGGTCAAGCGGGCCCAGGCTCCCAAGGCCGATTTCGCCGCGCTGGCGCGCGCCAATTCGCAGGATGCCAGCAGCCGCGAACAGGGCGGCGACATCGGCTTTTTGCCGCTGGCCCAGCTGACGCCGGAGATGCGCCCGGCGGTCGAGCAACTCAAGACCGGCGACGTGTCGGCCCCGGTGCAGTCCGCCGCGGGCTTTCATATCCTGAAGCTGGCGGACCTGCGTCCGGCCAGCGTGACTCCGTTCGATCAGGTCAAGGGCGAACTGCGCGCCGCGCTGCGCAGCCAGCGTCAGGAACTTGCCGCGCGCGCTTATCTGGAGGGCTTGCTGAATGCGGGAACCGTCAGTATCGATGGCGCGGCCCTCAATGCCGCCTTCGAGCAAACCGCGGCCGCCCCGGCGACCGGCGGCGCCGTCGCGAGCGCCAAGCCCTGA
- a CDS encoding YbjN domain-containing protein translates to MTDSNLILDVSAERLQEVLQSAGYRVTVSEQNGMVQLLSASQGVGFAARMGNPALPEGQFLDYTLSCALRVQGELPAGLAERWNVEKRFARLTVQGAFLVLELDVIVAGGVSENYLLATTELWDRLLQEFLLFLRANATPGAGEEAGQSQESLSEAQAESAAEPTTH, encoded by the coding sequence ATGACCGACTCCAACCTGATTCTCGACGTGAGCGCCGAACGCCTGCAGGAAGTGCTGCAATCGGCCGGCTACCGCGTCACCGTGTCCGAGCAGAACGGCATGGTGCAGCTGCTCAGCGCCAGCCAGGGCGTGGGCTTTGCCGCGCGCATGGGCAACCCGGCCCTGCCGGAAGGCCAGTTCCTGGACTACACGCTGAGCTGCGCGCTGCGCGTGCAGGGCGAGCTGCCGGCCGGCCTGGCCGAGCGCTGGAACGTGGAAAAGCGCTTCGCCCGGCTGACCGTGCAAGGCGCCTTCCTGGTGCTGGAACTGGACGTGATCGTGGCCGGCGGCGTGTCCGAGAATTATCTGCTCGCCACCACCGAACTGTGGGACCGCCTGCTGCAGGAATTCCTGCTGTTCCTGCGCGCCAACGCCACGCCGGGCGCCGGCGAGGAAGCCGGGCAGTCCCAGGAATCGCTGTCCGAGGCGCAGGCCGAATCCGCGGCCGAGCCGACGACGCACTAA
- a CDS encoding DNA repair protein — MHTVWDESGRSAPLSAGRGRRLAAMAALCAAGLTLGGAAQAESMEEKLRAQLRSTTQQLQQMQSEQAQVNAAKAAAEAQRDAAQKELEALRGQLARAQGQAEKLSQQQSAVLESAQSQIAASNAQLGKFKGAYDELLVLARTKESERAKLAGALAQRDEQVKSCVAKNREMYQAGKDILNAYERVSTGDMMAMRQPFARSARVKFEEQAQEYGDKLYDAQVPASAAMQAQTK; from the coding sequence ATGCACACCGTATGGGATGAATCCGGCCGGTCCGCGCCGCTGTCGGCCGGGCGCGGCCGCCGGCTGGCGGCCATGGCGGCGCTGTGCGCCGCGGGCCTGACGCTGGGCGGCGCCGCGCAAGCCGAAAGCATGGAAGAGAAGCTGCGCGCGCAGCTGCGCAGCACCACGCAGCAGCTGCAGCAGATGCAGAGCGAGCAGGCCCAGGTCAACGCCGCCAAGGCGGCGGCCGAGGCGCAGCGCGATGCGGCGCAGAAGGAGCTGGAAGCCTTGCGCGGTCAGCTTGCCCGCGCCCAGGGCCAGGCCGAGAAGCTGTCGCAGCAGCAGAGCGCCGTGCTGGAAAGCGCCCAGTCGCAGATCGCCGCCAGCAACGCCCAGCTGGGCAAGTTCAAGGGCGCCTACGACGAGCTGCTGGTCCTGGCGCGCACCAAGGAAAGCGAGCGCGCCAAGCTGGCCGGCGCGCTGGCCCAGCGCGACGAGCAGGTCAAGAGCTGCGTCGCCAAGAACCGCGAGATGTACCAGGCCGGCAAGGACATCCTGAACGCCTACGAGCGCGTCAGCACGGGCGACATGATGGCCATGCGCCAGCCCTTCGCCCGCAGCGCGCGCGTGAAGTTCGAGGAACAGGCGCAGGAGTACGGCGACAAGCTGTACGACGCGCAGGTCCCGGCCTCGGCAGCGATGCAGGCCCAAACCAAATAA